ATCTCTTTTTTGTTCTTTTTCTTCAAGAAATATTTTCACAATAGGGATCGAAATATAAAATACTGGAATTAAGTAGCTCCAAATGGATAAATCATTCTTTATAATCCATACTATATTTAAAATTGATAAAATTATTGGAGCCACTACTATTGCTAACATAAAAAAGGATGTTAGGTTAAAAAATAGGTTTCTGCTTGCGAAACTCCACAACACAAAATAAATAATTAGAAAGATTACTATCAGGGACAAATTGAAACCAATTATTGTTAACACTTTGCCCCCTCCTTTCTTTATTACCTAATAGTTATAGGTTGAACTCTAAGTAATTTATTTTTCCCTTTAACAATTTCTTCAATTATTAAATCAATTTTGCTTAAAGCATCCTTACTCCAAAATTGATTAAGGTGTTTCTTTAAATCCTTTACATTTAACAATACATGATAGTTATCATCTTTCGTATCAAAATGGTTAACTAACGGTATGGTAACTTTCTCACCATTTTTAAAGATCATATTAATTTCAGATTGTATGGTAAGATTTTTAATTTCTACATTCTCATCTAGCACTTTAAATTTAAAGACATGTTGATCTATTTCATCTATCTTTATATCCTCAGAGAGATTTTGGAAAGATACTGCGTGACTGGAATCCCTTACTATTTCTATAAAGAAAATTTCATGATTAATTATAATTTCTTTGGCTTTTCTAATATATTTAGTTTGTATAGTCTTCGGAGTTCCTTTTTCGTCTTTTTTTGTTATTCTAACATCAAATGGCTCTCTTATACCAATATCATTTAATATTTTATTTAAATCTTCTTCTGTTCCTTGAGCTCCTAAAATTGATAACATAAGCTTTTCATCAATTTTACTTTCCAAGATTTCTTTGTCATTAAAGATATTTGCATATTCTATCTTAATATTTCTCTCTATTTCCCGATAAGAAACCATTTGTAAAGATTCAGTCATACCATCCTTAGGTTCTACAGAAAATGAAACTTTTGGAGGGTTCAGTTTTAAATCTTTATACATCTCTTGATTTATTTGCTCATATTCTAATTTATATGACTTAGGATAGAACCTCATCACAATCTTTGGAATTACATTTTTCACGTAGTATAAGGTATAAGTTTTAGTAGCTTCTGCATTTCCAGCACTATCCGTTGAAAATACATTCAATACATTTTTACCTTCATTCAATTTTAGTTTTACCAAATCATTTGTAAATATTAAATTAAATTTCCCGTCATTTATTGAATAATATGTATCCGTTACGGGATATGTACCTTCAAGTATGTTATTAACGGATAATAGTACCTCTCCACCAACTACATAAGTATACATTTTATCATTAATTTTTCTTTGCTTATTACTTTGAATAGAAATTTTTGTTTCTGGTAGCTTTAACTCATCAACATTGACTTTCTTTACATTTTTTGGTTTTCTAATATCTACAGTTTCATTTTCTTTTATAACTAATCTACTTTCACTTGAATCAACTGGTATCGTGAACTCCGCGGTTTTATTTTGGTCAATAATGAACGAGTCAAAAGAATTTATTTCTGTAATTTTTCCATCTTTATATTCCTCAATTGTAATTGAAGTTGCCCCTTCATCATATGCCTCAATTTGGATTTTATCTAACTTTTTCTGTTTTAATTCTTGATCATTCTTATATGGCAACAATATATACATCGTGTCATCTAAATATGTGATATCAATATCTTCTCTCTCTAAATGCTCTCCAATTAAATCCTCTTCATTTAAGAAACGCTCTGTACTTCCATATAAAATGTCGTTATTCTCATCAGATAACGTAACAAGAACTGGGCATGCAACTTTAATAACCTTCGCATTAAAATCACTAGTATAATCATCTAAAAACTTCTTATACACTAAGAAATCATCAGTTTGTTTTGGATCTTCTCCATGAACAATACACTTAACTATATCTAATACAACGCTATCATTAGGTAAAAACTGATGCCCTCGGTCAACATAATACTTGATACTCGACTCTGATTTTGCGCTAGTTAAAGGAACTGTGCCATCTCCATCTCCAAAAATAGCTTTTGTCTTCTCTTTTTTATCTCTCTTAAATGAACAATATGTCCCTTTACCATAACCAATAATTTCATGATGCTCTACATTCATATCACCTTTTATCAAATTTTGGAAATGATTGAATCCCTCTACAAAATCAAAGTCTTTATCCTTCAAAAGTGGTTTATATATATCACTATATATATCTTCCCAACTCTTTATACTCTTACCATTATATTCAGTAAACGCCAATTTACACTCTTCATCATATTCCTGGTAATAATTTATATTAGGGAGTAATTGGTATACACTTTCAAATGTACGAGCGAGATCTTTTGTTTTCTCTGCAGACATCATAACTGGAAACCAA
This genomic window from Bacillus anthracis str. Vollum contains:
- a CDS encoding lipase/acyltransferase domain-containing protein; translated protein: MPQENEHVKPNKQIIIIPGIMGSKLKEQQLTIWIPHIKSTFSREFNLHEKLKLKQKKNHFDASTGILGPFYGRLKSVLQDYAKHVDEFFYDWRLGNQYHLERLKKLIKTDVDEVIIVAHSMGGLIAKACLNEFASEGLNQKISKVITMGTPWAGAPTAYKALKHGAGIPKDWFPVMMSAEKTKDLARTFESVYQLLPNINYYQEYDEECKLAFTEYNGKSIKSWEDIYSDIYKPLLKDKDFDFVEGFNHFQNLIKGDMNVEHHEIIGYGKGTYCSFKRDKKEKTKAIFGDGDGTVPLTSAKSESSIKYYVDRGHQFLPNDSVVLDIVKCIVHGEDPKQTDDFLVYKKFLDDYTSDFNAKVIKVACPVLVTLSDENNDILYGSTERFLNEEDLIGEHLEREDIDITYLDDTMYILLPYKNDQELKQKKLDKIQIEAYDEGATSITIEEYKDGKITEINSFDSFIIDQNKTAEFTIPVDSSESRLVIKENETVDIRKPKNVKKVNVDELKLPETKISIQSNKQRKINDKMYTYVVGGEVLLSVNNILEGTYPVTDTYYSINDGKFNLIFTNDLVKLKLNEGKNVLNVFSTDSAGNAEATKTYTLYYVKNVIPKIVMRFYPKSYKLEYEQINQEMYKDLKLNPPKVSFSVEPKDGMTESLQMVSYREIERNIKIEYANIFNDKEILESKIDEKLMLSILGAQGTEEDLNKILNDIGIREPFDVRITKKDEKGTPKTIQTKYIRKAKEIIINHEIFFIEIVRDSSHAVSFQNLSEDIKIDEIDQHVFKFKVLDENVEIKNLTIQSEINMIFKNGEKVTIPLVNHFDTKDDNYHVLLNVKDLKKHLNQFWSKDALSKIDLIIEEIVKGKNKLLRVQPITIR